From Vicinamibacterales bacterium, a single genomic window includes:
- a CDS encoding MiaB/RimO family radical SAM methylthiotransferase encodes MKYAILTFGCRVNQADSFDFERDLHACGGVPAPPETADVVVVNTCTVTASADRSARSAIRRIARANPNAHILATGCYATRLPGDLDRLPGVVALLPNDGKQQFTDWLDQYADPEIRAVEPFRHQAPIPGTAGRTAYPLRVQTGCDGSCSYCIVPSTRGVSRSQPLEGVLRQVRRLEAAGYRELWLTGVHLGSYGRDLRPASSLADLLTALDRVPGDVRFRISSLEPMDCTCGIVDFVAGSRRFLPHLHLPFQHVSARMLEMMRRPYSFETWNRLIDHVRDRLPEAAIGGDVIVGFPGETDRDFQALADYLEQASLTHLHVFPYSDRPGTAAAAFPSKVGVAEIRRRADTARRLGRALTDRFVSRMLSTTRNGLTLGDGTLVLTDNYLKVRISPGHSRNVRVRVRLLHADPLRGEVVA; translated from the coding sequence TTGAAGTACGCCATCCTGACGTTCGGCTGTCGCGTCAACCAGGCCGACTCGTTCGACTTCGAGCGCGACCTGCATGCGTGTGGTGGTGTGCCGGCCCCGCCCGAGACCGCCGACGTGGTTGTCGTCAACACGTGCACGGTGACGGCATCGGCGGACCGGAGCGCAAGAAGCGCCATCCGCCGAATCGCCAGGGCGAATCCGAACGCGCACATTCTCGCCACCGGGTGCTACGCGACGCGTCTGCCGGGCGATCTCGACCGACTGCCCGGTGTCGTGGCGCTGCTGCCGAACGACGGCAAGCAGCAGTTCACCGACTGGCTCGATCAGTACGCCGACCCCGAAATACGGGCGGTCGAGCCGTTTCGACACCAGGCGCCCATCCCGGGCACCGCCGGGCGCACCGCCTATCCGCTTCGCGTGCAGACCGGCTGCGACGGGTCTTGCAGCTACTGCATCGTGCCGAGCACCCGCGGCGTCAGCCGCAGCCAACCGCTGGAGGGCGTGCTGCGCCAGGTTCGGCGGCTCGAGGCAGCGGGATACCGGGAACTGTGGCTGACCGGCGTGCATCTCGGCTCGTATGGGCGCGATCTCCGGCCGGCGTCGTCGCTGGCCGATCTGCTCACAGCCCTCGATCGTGTGCCGGGCGACGTGAGGTTCCGAATCAGCTCGCTCGAGCCGATGGACTGCACGTGTGGGATTGTCGATTTCGTCGCAGGCTCGCGCCGCTTCCTGCCCCACCTGCATCTTCCCTTTCAGCACGTGAGCGCGCGGATGCTCGAGATGATGAGGCGCCCATATTCGTTTGAAACCTGGAACCGATTGATCGATCATGTTCGCGATCGCCTGCCGGAGGCCGCGATCGGCGGCGATGTCATCGTCGGATTCCCTGGAGAGACCGACCGCGACTTCCAGGCGCTCGCGGATTATCTCGAGCAGGCGTCGCTGACGCATCTCCACGTCTTTCCGTATTCCGATCGGCCCGGAACCGCGGCGGCAGCCTTTCCGTCGAAAGTCGGTGTCGCCGAGATCCGCCGCCGGGCTGACACGGCGCGTCGGCTTGGTCGGGCCCTGACCGATCGCTTCGTGTCCCGCATGCTGTCGACGACTCGCAATGGGCTGACGCTCGGTGACGGGACGCTCGTGCTGACGGACAACTACCTGAAGGTACGCATTTCGCCGGGCCATTCACGAAACGTGCGCGTGCGGGTCAGGCTGCTGCACGCGGATCCGCTGCGCGGGGAGGTGGTGGCGTGA
- the purE gene encoding 5-(carboxyamino)imidazole ribonucleotide mutase, producing MSPISVLILIGSDSDAPVMQPAADLLKELGIPCEMTVASAHRSPARVQRLLAEAPGRGVQVFIVGAGAAAHLAGMVAAHTTRPVIGVPIDSSALNGLDALLSTVQMPPGVPVATVSIGKPGATNAAVLAAQMLALADPALSARLDEYKKTLADKVEQAASRIAPS from the coding sequence ATGTCACCTATCTCCGTCCTAATCCTGATCGGCTCCGATTCGGATGCGCCCGTGATGCAGCCGGCCGCGGACCTGTTGAAGGAACTCGGCATCCCGTGCGAGATGACCGTGGCGTCAGCGCACCGTTCACCGGCCCGCGTGCAGCGCCTGCTTGCCGAAGCGCCAGGCCGCGGCGTGCAGGTGTTCATTGTCGGCGCGGGCGCGGCCGCTCATCTGGCGGGCATGGTTGCGGCGCACACCACGCGACCCGTCATCGGCGTGCCCATCGATTCGTCCGCGCTGAACGGACTCGATGCGTTGCTGTCCACGGTGCAGATGCCGCCGGGCGTCCCGGTGGCCACGGTCTCGATCGGGAAACCCGGCGCGACGAATGCCGCCGTGCTGGCCGCGCAAATGCTGGCCCTCGCCGACCCGGCACTGTCGGCCCGGCTCGACGAGTACAAGAAGACGCTGGCCGACAAGGTCGAACAGGCTGCCTCGCGGATTGCGCCGTCGTAA